Proteins encoded together in one Amblyomma americanum isolate KBUSLIRL-KWMA chromosome 1, ASM5285725v1, whole genome shotgun sequence window:
- the LOC144114959 gene encoding proteasome inhibitor PI31 subunit-like, with product MECCDSGSEIIGVRDASPTASQESLLHMPRTRVGIEWPQTPQYVPLGQRDLNPFFGGGLGGGMIMDQRHLPRPPRPDLRATAPGLPRGAVPPGARFDPFGPPHPDHPADFRFAGPNPDHLARPPDDDDMFS from the exons ATGGAGTGCTGCGACAGTGGCAGCGAGATTATTGGTGTTCGTGATGCTTCACCAACTGCATCCCAAGAGAGTCTCCTGCACATGCCCCGTACACGGGTTGGCATAGAATG GCCCCAGACACCACAGTATGTCCCCCTGGGCCAGCGAGACCTGAACCCATTCTTTGGTGGTGGTCTTGGGGGTGGGATGATCATGGACCAAAGACACTTGCCAAGGCCCCCACGTCCGGACCTGAGGGCAACAGCTCCTGGGCTACCAAG GGGAGCAGTTCCTCCTGGCGCAAGGTTTGATCCATTTGGACCTCCACATCCTGATCATCCTGCTGACTTCAGATTTGCAGG GCCCAACCCGGACCATCTTGCAAGACCCCCAGACGACGACGACATGTTCAGTTGA